TTTTCATCCCGCGCACAACTCCTTGCCCGGGTCCCTGCTCACTGAGCTGGCCCAGACCATCACGGCCGTTGGGCAAGATGCCAAAACGAAGGTCATCATCCTGCGCAGCGAGGGCGACAAAACCTTCTGCGCCGGCGCCAGCTTCGACGAGCTGGTGGCCATTGAGAACGAAGCGCAGGGGCTGGCGTTCTTTTCTGGCTTTGCCCAAGTGATTAACGCCTGCCGCACCTGCCCCAAAGTCATCATTGGCCGCGTGCAGGGCAAAGCCATTGGCGGTGGGGTAGGGGTGGCCGCGGCCACCGACTACTGCTTTGCCACCGCCCAGGCGTCGGTGAAGCTAAGCGAGTTGGTGGTTGGCATCGGCCCGTTTGTGGTAGGGCCCGCCGTGGAGCGGAAAATAGGCGTGTCGGCCTACTCGCAGCTGGCCCTGGATGCGGCCGAATTTCGCTCGGCGCAGTGGGCCAAAGAGCAGGGCCTGTACCAGGACGTTCTAGACACCGAAGAGGCGCTGGACGCCGCCGTGCAGGCATTCGCCACCAAGCTCACGGCCTACAATCCCGAGGCCCTAACCGACCTAAAGCGCGTCATCTGGGAAGGCACTGAACACTGGGATACACTCCTGGTAGCGCGCGCCGCCATCAGCGGGCGGCTGGTCCTGTCGGACTTTACCCGGCAGGCCATTCAGCGGTTCAATGCCCGATAAGCCGCATCCCCAACACACAAAGAAGCCTCTAGCACAATGCTAGAGGCTTTCTTGTGGTCGTGTTAGGCCCGAAAATCACTTATTGAGCAAGCTTTAAGTACTCACGCACAAGTAAAATATATAGAAAAAGACGGTCATGCTGAGCTTGTCGAAGCATCTCTACCGCAGCAGTAATCAATGCTAGCTCAACGAAGCGGTAGAGATGCTTCGGCTGCGCTCAGCATGACCCTACGGTTACTTATGCACGACTACTTAACCCGGTTTCTTTGGCCTCTTTGACTGTTTGAGGCATAATAGTTTCTAGTCTGATAAGGCCTGATATAGGAGAGTTGAGCCATAGGTCCTCTGACGGGTCTTCTGTCTGTTCCCTCATTCTGCTTGGGATAATAAATCAACTAAAATAAGGCATCGACGCATCCTTAACCAGGTGCTTAGAATGGCTAAACATCTTCTCAGTCCAGACAGCCTGGGGCTAAGTTGAGCAGCCAGCGGGGAGGCTCGCGCTCCAGCACCAATGCCCCCAGGTTCAGCCAGGCTCCGGTGCGGTCGAGTACGGCCGAGTCGGCGGTCACGACGACATCTGGGGTTTCGCTTAGCTCGACGTCGGGGTTCATCACGACCTCCACTCTCCAGGGCAGCCCAAGCTCGGGCCCCAGCTCCCGGAGGCGCGCGGCGAGCCGGCCGCTGTTGGACACGGGCTGGTCGAGCAGCCACCGCACGGGGCCGGGCGCGAGTGGGAGCAGCACAGCGGCCGTCAGCCGAATGGCCCGGTCGGTTTCCTGCACGGCCCGGTAGGTGCCGTGGATGCTCGCCAGGTCGCGCAGCGCCCCGTCGCGGCCCCGCAGCACCACGCCGCCACTCAGGGCCGTTTCGAGCAGGATAATCAGGTTGAAGCCATCGATGGACACGGGCCGGCCGCGTAGGGCCGCGGGCGGCAGCTGCGTGGCTTTGCGCCGTTGGCATTGCTCGTCGGTACAGGCGGCGCGGCCCACGGCCCAGCGCTGGCGCTCGGTCAGGGCGTAGCGGTCGCCCACCAGCTTGATGGTACTGCCGCGTGGGTACCCGCGCGTGAGCAGCCACGACAACTCCTCCACGGCGCGCCTCAGCACCGGTAGCCACTGGGGCGCAAACAACTGAGCATCGGCCGGGTGCGGGCCGCGGTGGCGGGTGTCGGCAGGGCGCATAAATGAATCGTTAAGGAACCGCGGAAACTGTAATACACTGCTCGCTCCCCGCCGGGTTGCCGGAGGTGCCAGCTGCCCGAAAAAACGCAAACGCTCCGGCGGCCCGGAATTTGAGGGCACCTTTGTTATCTAATTACAAGAGTTGACGGGAATGAATGCAACGGAGCAAGAAGAGAGAGAATACCTGGAAGTAATCA
This region of Hymenobacter sedentarius genomic DNA includes:
- a CDS encoding DUF434 domain-containing protein produces the protein MRPADTRHRGPHPADAQLFAPQWLPVLRRAVEELSWLLTRGYPRGSTIKLVGDRYALTERQRWAVGRAACTDEQCQRRKATQLPPAALRGRPVSIDGFNLIILLETALSGGVVLRGRDGALRDLASIHGTYRAVQETDRAIRLTAAVLLPLAPGPVRWLLDQPVSNSGRLAARLRELGPELGLPWRVEVVMNPDVELSETPDVVVTADSAVLDRTGAWLNLGALVLEREPPRWLLNLAPGCLD
- a CDS encoding enoyl-CoA hydratase/isomerase family protein is translated as MSTLATPATGRVTASANAEGVATISFFHPAHNSLPGSLLTELAQTITAVGQDAKTKVIILRSEGDKTFCAGASFDELVAIENEAQGLAFFSGFAQVINACRTCPKVIIGRVQGKAIGGGVGVAAATDYCFATAQASVKLSELVVGIGPFVVGPAVERKIGVSAYSQLALDAAEFRSAQWAKEQGLYQDVLDTEEALDAAVQAFATKLTAYNPEALTDLKRVIWEGTEHWDTLLVARAAISGRLVLSDFTRQAIQRFNAR